A section of the Cololabis saira isolate AMF1-May2022 chromosome 16, fColSai1.1, whole genome shotgun sequence genome encodes:
- the LOC133462870 gene encoding ectonucleoside triphosphate diphosphohydrolase 5-like: MATPTLLSAVCAWLCVWLLSASVPAGATYYRHHRYVPHFYRYREHSANTDNHLPDASNPAPEVPTHPEIPHVFHPAPAAPEVLQPVPEAFHPVPEVVHPAPETFLHPPQVHQAPPEASSPVGSRVFYGVMFDAGSTGTRIHIYKFIQKDPVELPVLDNEMYHAVKPGLSEYKDNPEQAGTTIHQLLKLAQKTVPEEEWRRTPVVLKATAGLRMLTEDEANGILKEVKEAFDESPFYVPEESVSIMDGANEGVLAWVTVNFLTGHLYSNTRKTVGILDLGGGSTQITFLPKSKKTIQTAPSSYTARFNLFNSTYELYTHSYLGNGIKAARLATLGALGADGLDWKVFTSSCLPKKYREELTFGGKTYKVSGIPDGFAGYKLCYYEVLRVVKGIFHQPYEVKGSIFYAFSHYYDRAVETGLIDGNRGGAVEVRDFKKKAKEVCNKMTKYRAINPFLCMDMTYITALLKEGFGFKDSTVLQLAKKVNNVETSWALGATFDFFRNFNIH, from the exons ATGGCCACGCCGACTCTGCTCTCCGCCGTGTGCGCCTGGCTGTGCGTCTGGCTGCTGTCGGCGAGTGTCCCCGCGGGGGCGACCTACTACCGGCACCACCGCTACGTCCCCCACTTCTACCGCTACCGGGAGCACTCCGCCAACACGGACAACCACCTCCCCGACGCCTCCAACCCCGCGCCCGAGGTCCCGACGCACCCGGAGATTCCCCACGTTTTCCACCCGGCGCCGGCTGCTCCAGAAGTCCTGCAGCCCGTACCGGAGGCTTTCCACCCGGTGCCGGAGGTGGTGCATCCCGCACCTGAGACGTTCCTGCACCCGCCTCAGGTGCACCAGGCTCCCCCCGAAGCCTCCTCCCCCGTCGGCAGCCGCGTTTTTTACGGGGTCATGTTTGACGCCGGGAGCACCGGGACCAGGATCCACATCTATAAGTTCATCCAGAAGGACCCAG TTGAGCTGCCAGTTCTGGACAATGAGATGTACCATGCAGTGAAACCAGGACTGTCTGAATACAAGGACAACCCTGAACAG GCTGGGACCACCATCCATCAGTTGCTGAAGCTTGCCCAAAAGACAGTGCCagaggaggagtggaggaggACGCCAGTGGTCCTGAAGGCCACAGCGGGTCTGCGCATGTTGACTGAAGATGAAGCCAATGGCATTCTGAAGGAG GTGAAAGAAGCGTTTGATGAATCTCCTTTCTATGTGCCGGAGGAAAGTGTTTCCATCATGGATGGAGCAAATGAAG GAGTCCTTGCCTGGGTCACTGTGAACTTCCTTACAG GACATTTGTACTCCAACACAAGGAAGACGGTGGGGATTCTGGATTTAGGTGGAGGATCTACGCAGATCACATTCCTTCCAAAGTCCAAG AAAACGATTCAAACGGCTCCTTCCAGCTACACAGCCAGATTTAACCTCTTCAATAGCACATATGAACTCTACACACACAG TTATCTTGGAAATGGAATAAAAGCCGCCCGCCTTGCAACTCTTGGAGCACTAGGAGCTGATG GACTGGATTGGAAAGTCTTCACAAGCTCCTGTCTCCCAAAGAAGTACAGAGAAGAACTGACTTTTGGAGGAAAAACCTACAAAGTTAGCGGTATTCCAGACG GATTCGCAGGGTATAAATTGTGCTACTACGAGGTCTTACGGGTCGTCAAAGGTATTTTTCACCAGCCGTACGAGGTGAAGGGCAGCATCTTCTACGCTTTCTCCCACTACTATGACAGAGCTGTGGAAACTGGCCTCATTG ATGGCAATCGAGGTGGTGCGGTTGAAGTCAGGGACTTTAAGAAGAAAGCCAAAGAAG tgTGCAACAAAATGACCAAATACCGTGCTATCAACCCCTTCCTCTGCATGGATATGACATATATCACTGCCTTGCTAAAGGAGGGCTTCGGCTTCAAAGACAGCACTGTGCTGCAG CTGGCCAAGAAGGTGAACAACGTGGAGACGAGCTGGGCCTTGGGCGCGACCTTTGACTTCTTCAGAAACTTCAACATCCACTAA
- the gstz1 gene encoding maleylacetoacetate isomerase isoform X1 — protein sequence MHLSLVCLTKPVLHGYFRSSCSWRVRIAFALKGIEYDQAPVNLIKDGGQQLTEPYRTLNPMQQVPAVEIDGFTLCQSLAVVQYIDETRPGPRLLPADPKARAQVRMISDVIAAGIQPVQNLYVLQKIGAEKMEWAQHFIDRGFQALEPMLKQTSGKYCVGDEISMADICLVPQVYNAERFKVDVGKYPTIKRLNEKLLEIEAFKVSHPSRQPDTPADLRA from the exons ATGCACTTGTCGTTAGTTTGCCTCACCAAG CCTGTACTTCATGGTTACTTCAGAAGTTCCTGCTCCTGGAGGGTTCGTATTG CGTTTGCTCTTAAAGGCATTGAATATGACCAGGCTCCAGTCAATCTGATCAAAGATGGAGGTCAGCAG CTCACAGAACCATACAGAACGTTAAACCCCATGCAGCAGGTGCCTGCAGTGGAGATCGACGGCTTCACCCTCTGTCAGTCA CTGGCAGTGGTCCAGTACATCGATGAGACCAGACCGGGACCTCGTCTTCTCCCCGCAGACCCAAAGGCACGCGCTCAGGTTCGGATGATAAGTGACGTCATTGCTGCAGGGATACAGCCTGTGCAG AATTTGTACGTGCTTCAGAAAATCGGAGCAGAGAAGATGGAGTGGGCTCAGCACTTCATTGATCGTGGTTTTCAAG CTCTAGAGCCAATGCTGAAGCAAACATCAGGGAAATACTGCGTTGGCGATGAG ATTTCCATGGCAGACATCTGTCTGGTCCCACAAGTCTACAATGCAGAGAG GTTTAAAGTGGATGTTGGAAAGTATCCAACTATCAAAAGGCTGAATGAGAAGTTGCTTGAGATTGAAGCTTTCAAAGTGAGTCACCCATCTCGCCAACCAGATACACCCGCTGATCTTCGTGCATGA
- the aldh6a1 gene encoding methylmalonate-semialdehyde dehydrogenase [acylating], mitochondrial has protein sequence MASTALRSVLRTKVPLKVGHRSYSSAVPTVKLFIDGKFVESKSSEWLDIHNPATNEVIARVPKATQEEMLAAVGSCSRTFQSWSETSILTRQQVFLRYQQLIKDNIKELAKAITVEQGKTLPDAEGDVFRGLQVVEHACSVTSLLLGETLPSITKDMDTHTYRLPLGVCAGIAPFNFPAMIPLWMLPMGMVCGNTYLLKPSERVPTCTMLLAKMLQDAGAPDGTLNIIHGQHNAVNFICDHPAIKAISFVGSNQAGEYIYERGSKNGKRVQSNMGAKNHGVVMPDANKENTLNQLVGAAFGAAGQRCMALSTAILVGEARSWLPELVQRAKALRVNAGDQPGSDVGPLISPEAKKRVCSLIQSGVDEGAKLLLDGRTVKVKGYENGNFVGPTIIGNVTPQMKCYEEEIFGPVLVVLEADSLDDAISLVNNNPYGNGTAIFTTNGATARKYTHEVDVGQVGVNVPIPVPLPMFSFTGSRGSFRGDMNFYGKQGIQFYTQIKTVTSQWKAEDATLKSPAVTMPTMGR, from the exons ATGGCGTCAACTGCATTAAGATCAGTGCTAAGAACTAAG GTCCCACTTAAAGTTGGTCATAGGAGCTACTCCTCTGCAGTC CCGACTGTTAAACTTTTCATCGATGGGAAGTTTGTAGAATCCAAGAGTTCAGAATGGCTGGACATTCACAATCCT GCTACCAATGAAGTGATCGCCCGTGTTCCCAAAGCCACCCAGGAGGAGATGTTGGCTGCTGTCGGCTCCTGCTCCAGAACCTTTCAGTCCTGGTCAGAGACGTCCATCTTGACTCGGCAGCAGGTCTTCCTGCGCTATCAGCAGCTCATCAAGGACAACATT AAAGAACTGGCCAAGGCCATCACGGTGGAGCAGGGCAAGACGCTCCCAGACGCAGAGGGAGACGTGTTCAGAGGATTGC AGGTTGTGGAGCATGCCTGCAGCGTCACCTCCTTACTCCTCGGTGAAACTCTGCCATCCATCACCAAAGACATGGATACTCACACCTACCGCTTGCCCCTGGGGGTGTGTGCTGGGATTGCCCCCTTCAACTTCCCTGCTATGATACCCCTGTGGATGTTGCCCATGGGCATGGTATGTGGCAACACATACCTACTGAAGCCCTCGGAGAGGGTGCCGACCTGCACAATGCTCCTGGCTAAAATGCTGCAGGACGCTGGCGCTCCAGACGGGACACTCAACATAATTCATGGACAACATAACG CTGTGAACTTCATCTGTGATCATCCAGCCATCAAGGCCATCAGCTTTGTGGGCTCAAATCAAGCTGGAGAGTATATTTATGAGAGGGGCTCTAAAAATGGCAAAAGGGTCCAGTCCAACATG GGTGCTAAGAACCATGGTGTGGTGATGCCTGATGCAAACAAGGAGAACACCCTGAACCAGCTTGTGGGCGCAGCGTTCGGGGCAGCAGGACAGCGCTGCATGGCCCTGTCCACCGCCATCCTGGTGGGTGAGGCGCGGAGCTGGCTGCCGGAGCTGGTCCAGCGTGCCAAGGCTCTGCGAGTGAATGCAG GAGACCAGCCTGGATCAGACGTGGGGCCTCTAATCTCTCCAGAGGCCAAGAAGAGAGTGTGCTCTCTGATTCAGAGTGGGGTGGACGAGGGAGCGAAGCTGCTCCTGGATGGGCGAACCGTCAAGGTTAAAGGCTACGAGAATGGCAATTTTGTAGGGCCGACAATCATCGGAAATGTCACA CCTCAGATGAAGTGTTACGAGGAAGAGATCTTTGGACCCGTGTTGGTTGTTCTTGAGGCAGACTCTCTCGATGATGCCATAAGTTTAGTCAACAATAACCCATATGGCAACGGCACAGCCATCTTCACCACAAATGGAGCCACAGCACGCAAATACACTCACGAGGTGGACGTGGGCCAG GTTGGAGTCAATGTTCCCATTCCAGTGCCACTGCCAATGTTCTCCTTCACTGGATCAAGAGGATCTTTCAGAGGGGACATGAACTTTTATGGCAAACAA GGCATTCAGTTCTACACTCAGATCAAAACTGTAACCTCACAATGGAAAGCTGAAGATGCCACCTTGAAAAGCCCTGCGGTTACCATGCCAACAATGGGACGCTAA
- the gstz1 gene encoding maleylacetoacetate isomerase isoform X2: MATHTKPVLHGYFRSSCSWRVRIAFALKGIEYDQAPVNLIKDGGQQLTEPYRTLNPMQQVPAVEIDGFTLCQSLAVVQYIDETRPGPRLLPADPKARAQVRMISDVIAAGIQPVQNLYVLQKIGAEKMEWAQHFIDRGFQALEPMLKQTSGKYCVGDEISMADICLVPQVYNAERFKVDVGKYPTIKRLNEKLLEIEAFKVSHPSRQPDTPADLRA; the protein is encoded by the exons ATGGCAACCCACACCAAG CCTGTACTTCATGGTTACTTCAGAAGTTCCTGCTCCTGGAGGGTTCGTATTG CGTTTGCTCTTAAAGGCATTGAATATGACCAGGCTCCAGTCAATCTGATCAAAGATGGAGGTCAGCAG CTCACAGAACCATACAGAACGTTAAACCCCATGCAGCAGGTGCCTGCAGTGGAGATCGACGGCTTCACCCTCTGTCAGTCA CTGGCAGTGGTCCAGTACATCGATGAGACCAGACCGGGACCTCGTCTTCTCCCCGCAGACCCAAAGGCACGCGCTCAGGTTCGGATGATAAGTGACGTCATTGCTGCAGGGATACAGCCTGTGCAG AATTTGTACGTGCTTCAGAAAATCGGAGCAGAGAAGATGGAGTGGGCTCAGCACTTCATTGATCGTGGTTTTCAAG CTCTAGAGCCAATGCTGAAGCAAACATCAGGGAAATACTGCGTTGGCGATGAG ATTTCCATGGCAGACATCTGTCTGGTCCCACAAGTCTACAATGCAGAGAG GTTTAAAGTGGATGTTGGAAAGTATCCAACTATCAAAAGGCTGAATGAGAAGTTGCTTGAGATTGAAGCTTTCAAAGTGAGTCACCCATCTCGCCAACCAGATACACCCGCTGATCTTCGTGCATGA
- the coq6 gene encoding ubiquinone biosynthesis monooxygenase COQ6, mitochondrial: MHKLSKAPLALNGLGRCFITEKHVSAINTIRRGLVCSEHGDDSSKNEVYDIIISGGGMVGSAMACTIGMDPNLAGKKVLLLEAGNKKAMQKVPDSYSTRVSSISPGSATLLSGIGAWEHITKMRCKPYKRMQVWDACSDALITFDKENLQDEMAYIVENDIVVAAITKQLDTLTDNVQVKYRSKVVKYAWPRPHHAAEVIPWVKVTLANGETLQTKLLIGADGPNSMVRKELGIPTVKWNYDQSAVVAVLHLSEPTENNVAWQRFLPTGPIAMLPLSDTESSLVWSTGHRLAEELLELDEESFVDAINSAFWSNENQSELIDTAGSLFRGALSAIMPSAGSPRQLPPSVAGIGQKSRVMFPLGMGHASEYIRHRVALIGDAAHRVHPLAGQGANLGFGDVASLTHLLSQAAFNGKDLGAIQHLLEYETERQRHNLPMMAAIDLMKRLYSTNAAPVVLLRTLGLQATNMLPALKEQIMAFASK; the protein is encoded by the exons ATGCACAAGCTCTCCAAGGCGCCGCTGGCCTTAAACGGACTCGGGCGGTGTTTTATAACAGAAAAGCACGTATCTGCTATAAATACCATCAGGAGAGGGTTAGTGTGTTCAGAGCATGGAGATGATTCTAGCAAGAATGAGGTTTATGATATCATTATATCCGGGGGAGGGATGGTTGGATCTGCGATGGCATGTACCATAG GCATGGACCCCAACTTGGCAGGCAAGAAGGTTCTGCTTCTTGAGGCAGGGAACAAAAAAGCCATGCAGAAGGTGCCTGACTCCTACAGCACCAGGGTCAGCTCCATCAGCCCCGGCTCTGCCACCCTCCTCAGTG GGATTGGAGCTTGGGAGCACATCACAAAAATGAGATGCAAACCCTATAAAAGAATGCAG GTTTGGGATGCTTGCTCTGATGCCCTGATCACGTTCGATAAGGAGAACCTGCAGGACGAGATGGCATACATTGTGGAGAATGACATCGTTGTGGCTGCAATCACCAAGCAGCTGGACACTCTGACCG ATAACGTGCAAGTTAAGTACAGATCTAAGGTGGTGAAATACGCATGGCCCAGGCCTCACCATGCAGCAGAAGTTATCCCATGGGTGAAGGTCACATTGGCTAACGGGGAGACTCTCCAGACAAAGCTGCTG ATCGGTGCTGATGGACCAAACTCAATGGTGAGAAAGGAATTGGGGATACCCACTGTCAAGTGGAATTATGATCAATCTGCTGTGGTTGCAGTGCTGCACCTATCAGAG cCCACAGAGAACAATGTCGCATGGCAAAGGTTCCTTCCAACTGGACCCATTGCAATGTTACCG CTGTCAGACACAGAGAGTTCCCTGGTGTGGTCAACAGGTCATCGCCTcgcggaggagctgctggaactGGACGAGGAGAGCTTTGTTGATGCCATCAACTCTGCCTTT TGGAGTAATGAGAACCAGTCGGAGCTAATCGACACAGCCGGCTCTCTATTCCGGGGTGCCCTGTCAGCCATCATGCCGTCTGCAGGTTCACCTCGACAGCTTCCACCAAGTGTGGCGGGGATCGGCCAGAAGAGCCGGGTCATGTTCCCACTGGGCATGGGCCACGCGTCAGAGTACATCAGACACAGAGTGGCACTGATTGG GGATGCGGCCCATCGTGTCCATCCACTGGCTGGTCAGGGAGCCAACCTTGGATTTGGGGATGTGGCGAGCCTCACGCATCTCCTGAGCCAGGCAGCCTTTAACGGGAAGGACCTGG GAGCGATACAGCACTTGTTAGAATACGAGACAGAACGTCAGCGACACAATCTGCCCATGATGGCTGCCATCGACCTCATGAAGCGGCTTTATTCCACCAACGCTGCTCCTGTGGTTCTCCTACGCACCTTGGGTCTGCAGGCCACCAACATGTTGCCGGCACTAAAA GAGCAGATCATGGCATTTGCAAGCAAATGA